One window of the Natrinema sp. CBA1119 genome contains the following:
- a CDS encoding ubiquitin-like small modifier protein 1 — protein sequence MDIDLRFFATFREAVGAKERTRTVDDNATVGDVLTDLETEYDGLEGQLLEDGAIRPQLSVLKNGRNVVHMAGVDTSLEAGDVVSVFPPVAGG from the coding sequence ATGGACATCGATCTCCGATTTTTCGCCACCTTTCGGGAAGCCGTCGGCGCGAAAGAGCGAACGCGAACCGTCGACGACAACGCGACCGTCGGCGACGTGCTCACCGACCTCGAGACCGAGTACGACGGCCTCGAGGGGCAGTTACTCGAGGACGGAGCGATCCGGCCGCAGTTGAGCGTGCTGAAAAACGGCCGCAACGTGGTGCACATGGCGGGAGTGGACACGTCGCTGGAAGCGGGCGACGTGGTGTCGGTGTTTCCGCCGGTCGCCGGCGGGTAA
- a CDS encoding AzlC family ABC transporter permease → MTEIDGSAPDRGSSSGPGRSESAARSSDGRAEETRITADDESEAVTFDREGVRAGFLTCLPVAIGVGGYGIAFGMLARRAGLSVAEATLMSATVLAGAAQIVAVELWAEPIPVATIVLATLAVNLRYSLMGAALGPWLERLSAGRSYGSLLVMADENWALTMRELKSGSGRGAFLLGTGIAMWVFWVGATIVGAAAGGAIGDPTRYGIDFVLAAVFVALAAELWEGRSTLVPWLVALATAVLAAELVPGQWYILLGGFAAAAVEVVRYDR, encoded by the coding sequence GTGACGGAAATCGACGGTAGCGCCCCTGATCGCGGTTCCAGTTCCGGCCCTGGCCGCAGCGAATCCGCTGCCCGGTCGTCGGACGGGCGAGCCGAGGAGACGCGGATCACCGCAGACGACGAGAGCGAGGCCGTGACGTTCGATCGGGAGGGGGTCCGCGCCGGCTTTCTCACCTGTCTCCCGGTCGCGATCGGCGTCGGCGGCTACGGGATCGCGTTCGGGATGCTCGCCCGCCGGGCCGGGCTGAGCGTCGCGGAAGCGACGCTGATGAGCGCGACCGTGCTCGCCGGTGCCGCCCAGATCGTCGCCGTCGAACTCTGGGCGGAGCCGATCCCGGTCGCGACGATCGTCCTCGCGACGCTCGCAGTCAACCTGCGCTACTCGCTGATGGGCGCGGCGCTGGGACCGTGGCTCGAGCGACTCTCGGCAGGCCGAAGCTACGGGAGCCTCCTGGTCATGGCCGACGAGAACTGGGCGCTGACGATGCGCGAACTCAAATCCGGCAGCGGTCGCGGCGCGTTCCTGCTGGGGACGGGCATCGCGATGTGGGTCTTCTGGGTTGGGGCGACGATCGTCGGCGCGGCCGCCGGCGGCGCGATCGGTGATCCGACGCGGTACGGCATCGACTTCGTCCTCGCGGCGGTCTTCGTCGCGCTCGCGGCCGAACTCTGGGAGGGGCGCTCGACGCTTGTGCCGTGGCTCGTCGCGCTCGCGACCGCCGTCCTCGCCGCGGAACTCGTTCCGGGCCAGTGGTATATCCTGCTCGGCGGCTTCGCGGCTGCCGCGGTGGAGGTGGTCCGCTATGATCGGTGA
- a CDS encoding AzlD family protein, which translates to MIGEGAFALDPLIVGTILAMALVTAVTKVGGFWLLRRIDVSERLEAGLSVLPGAIVIAILGPELAAGGPAEWGAAGVVLLVMWRTESILLSLCGGVGAVVLFRTLI; encoded by the coding sequence ATGATCGGTGAGGGAGCGTTCGCGCTCGACCCCCTCATCGTCGGGACCATCCTCGCGATGGCACTCGTGACCGCCGTTACGAAAGTCGGTGGCTTCTGGCTCCTGCGGCGGATCGACGTGAGCGAGCGACTCGAGGCCGGGCTCTCGGTCCTGCCGGGCGCGATCGTGATCGCGATCCTCGGACCGGAGCTGGCGGCCGGCGGGCCGGCGGAGTGGGGCGCGGCCGGCGTCGTCCTGCTGGTTATGTGGCGAACGGAGAGCATCCTGCTATCGCTGTGTGGCGGCGTCGGAGCCGTCGTGTTGTTTCGCACACTCATCTGA
- a CDS encoding pyridoxamine 5'-phosphate oxidase family protein has translation MAIDQETEMTDAEIDDFLSRRETGVLSLARTDEPYAIPISYGYDDGEREFYMRMVSTPDSEKRQFLESAPEARLVVYDEADSTYRSVIATGSLESIEPSKLTPEEIAQYGNAKRPLFEIWAEGKDALNIELYRLTPTTLNGRRTEVDREE, from the coding sequence ATGGCTATCGACCAGGAGACCGAGATGACGGACGCGGAGATCGACGACTTCCTCAGTCGTCGGGAGACCGGGGTGTTGTCGCTCGCACGGACGGACGAACCCTATGCGATCCCTATCTCGTATGGCTACGACGACGGCGAGCGGGAATTTTACATGCGAATGGTGTCGACGCCCGACAGCGAGAAGCGGCAGTTCCTCGAGTCCGCGCCGGAAGCGCGACTCGTCGTCTACGACGAAGCGGATTCGACCTACCGGAGCGTCATCGCCACGGGGAGCCTCGAGAGCATCGAGCCGTCGAAGCTGACGCCGGAGGAAATCGCCCAGTACGGGAACGCGAAGCGGCCGCTATTCGAAATCTGGGCGGAGGGGAAGGACGCGCTAAATATCGAACTCTACCGGCTCACGCCGACGACGCTCAACGGGCGGCGGACGGAAGTCGATCGCGAGGAGTGA
- a CDS encoding FmdB family zinc ribbon protein has product MSRYEFTCPECGQEIEVNESMREATLTHGCPVCAASVTDADFIAEQQTN; this is encoded by the coding sequence ATGAGTAGATACGAGTTCACGTGCCCGGAGTGCGGGCAGGAGATCGAAGTCAACGAATCGATGCGCGAGGCCACGCTCACACACGGCTGTCCGGTCTGTGCGGCGTCGGTCACGGACGCGGACTTCATCGCAGAACAGCAGACGAACTGA
- a CDS encoding helix-turn-helix domain-containing protein yields MASGIRAEVKIDDPPDCVVAQASAETGGRVHSVSRSTNPAAPERVIEEFMLEAESYPDEFDVDADLSPIFSYGSSTVYRFERTLGRGCPRECIERHDCPVVDIRTRGASLYLTFHAPDMHGLQAVIGELRERYANLDVQRLLQSQQDHDERNLVFVDRSMLTDRQTEVLETAHRMGYFEHPKRANAGEVAAELGITGTTFTEHLAAAQTKLLDAILDHE; encoded by the coding sequence ATGGCTTCGGGGATACGCGCAGAGGTAAAGATCGACGACCCGCCCGACTGCGTCGTCGCGCAGGCCTCCGCCGAGACGGGCGGTCGGGTCCACTCCGTCTCGCGGAGCACCAACCCCGCCGCGCCCGAGCGCGTGATCGAGGAGTTCATGCTCGAGGCGGAGTCCTATCCCGACGAGTTCGATGTCGACGCGGACCTCTCGCCGATCTTTTCGTACGGCTCGAGCACGGTCTACCGCTTTGAACGCACACTCGGCCGTGGCTGCCCCCGCGAGTGTATCGAGCGACACGACTGTCCGGTGGTCGACATCCGAACGCGGGGTGCGTCGCTGTATCTGACCTTTCACGCGCCGGATATGCACGGACTGCAGGCCGTCATCGGCGAGCTGCGCGAGCGCTACGCGAATCTCGACGTCCAGCGGCTACTGCAGTCCCAGCAGGACCACGACGAACGAAACCTCGTCTTCGTCGACCGGAGCATGCTGACCGACCGCCAGACCGAGGTGCTGGAGACGGCCCACCGGATGGGCTACTTCGAACACCCCAAACGGGCCAACGCCGGCGAGGTCGCCGCGGAACTCGGGATCACCGGGACGACGTTCACCGAACACCTCGCGGCGGCCCAGACGAAGCTCCTGGACGCAATTTTGGATCATGAGTGA